The following are from one region of the Corylus avellana chromosome ca1, CavTom2PMs-1.0 genome:
- the LOC132167715 gene encoding uncharacterized protein LOC132167715: MGRRRSSPASEAVAWLKRRSMRLKICLGAALALCALVVLKLTVHNSNHFFMGSESVHAVGLFVLIYKLTTKKTCSGLSLKTQELTALFLFTRFICSASWESNIHSVLYFITLMSTAWVIYMIRFKLKSTYIKELDTLPLYYLVPIIVLAFFVHPYMEQGFLFRVLWALSVYTEALSVLPQLCFMRNAKMIEPFTAHYVFALGVSRFLACAYWIIEIYKTGGRYFYLFVSGYFWFVAAFISEIIQTFILADFCYYYIKSCIEGQLIMRMPV; this comes from the exons atggggaggaggaggagttcGCCGGCGAGCGAGGCGGTTGCATGGCTGAAGAGGCGGTCTATGCGGCTGAAGATTTGTCTTGGGGCGGCGCTTGCTCTTTGTGCTTTGGTCGTTTTGAAGCTTACCGTTCACAATAGCAACCACTTTTTCATGGGCTCCGAATCCGTCCATGCCGTCGGACTCTTCGTCTTGATTTACAAGCTCACCACCAAAAAGACATGCTCCG GCCTCTCATTAAAGACTCAAGAACTCACAGCTCTGTTCTTATTTACAAGATTCATTTGTAGTGCATCGTGGGAGAGTAACATTCACTCTGTACTATATTTTATCACTCTCATGTCAACGGCATGGGTTATATACATGATCCGGTTCAAGTTGAAGTCCACCTACATCAAGGAGCTTGACACCTTGCCCTTATATTATTTG GTGCCGATTATTGTTCTTGCCTTCTTCGTCCACCCTTACATGGAACAAGGTTTCTTGTTTCGAGTCTTGTGGGCACTTAGTGTGTATACAGAAGCTCTTTCTGTGCTGCCTCAGCTCTGTTTCATGAGGAATGCAAAG ATGATTGAACCATTTACAGCCCATTATGTGTTTGCATTGGGAGTTTCAAGATTCTTGGCATGTGCTTATTGGATAATTGAG ATTTACAAGACAGGTGGTAGGTATTTTTATCTGTTTGTCAGCGGGTACTTTTGGTTCGTGGCTGCTTTCATTTCAGAAATTATCCAAACATTCATCTTGGCTGACTTTTGTTACTATTACATCAAGAG TTGCATTGAAGGACAACTTATAATGAGGATGCCAGTTTAG